One Olsenella sp. oral taxon 807 DNA segment encodes these proteins:
- a CDS encoding zinc-ribbon domain-containing protein, giving the protein MGFLDDLSDSFSDAKAAVGRSTSTMKLNSQLNEIKRRREGLVTQLGASLYDVTKDDPKLRAGREALYDGIAQCDIERSQISAQIAQIEAQAQQMATYTCPRCGTKVPASNQFCAGCGLPVADVIAASTTMAVPQAAPAGTAHACPSCGAPVESGDTFCMSCGTRLGPASAPQAAPTQPAS; this is encoded by the coding sequence ATGGGATTTCTAGATGATCTGAGCGATTCCTTCAGCGACGCGAAGGCTGCCGTTGGACGCTCCACGAGCACGATGAAGCTTAACTCCCAGCTGAACGAGATCAAGAGGCGTCGAGAGGGTCTCGTCACTCAGCTTGGTGCAAGCCTCTATGATGTCACCAAGGATGATCCGAAGCTGCGCGCCGGGAGGGAGGCCCTCTATGACGGCATCGCGCAGTGTGATATCGAGCGCAGTCAGATTAGTGCCCAGATCGCTCAGATCGAGGCACAGGCGCAGCAGATGGCGACCTACACCTGTCCGCGTTGTGGGACCAAGGTCCCGGCGTCCAACCAGTTCTGTGCTGGCTGTGGCCTTCCTGTGGCGGATGTCATCGCCGCTAGCACTACGATGGCAGTGCCACAGGCGGCGCCTGCAGGCACCGCTCACGCATGTCCGTCCTGCGGTGCTCCCGTCGAGAGTGGGGACACGTTCTGCATGAGCTGCGGGACGAGGCTTGGTCCGGCAAGTGCGCCTCAGGCTGCCCCCACCCAGCCTGCCAGCTGA